A genomic segment from Nitrosopumilus sp. K4 encodes:
- the tuf gene encoding translation elongation factor EF-1 subunit alpha — MADKPHLNLIVTGHIDNGKSTTMGHFLMDLGVVDERTIASHAAESEKTGKGDTFKYAWVMDNIKDERERGITIDLAFQKFETPKYFFTLIDAPGHRDFIKNMITGASEADAAVLVLSAKEGETDTAIAAGGQAREHAFLLKTLGVNQLIVAINKMDDSNYSEEAFKVAKEKGEKLVKSVGYKLENVPFIPVSGWKGDNLVKKSENMPWYNGKTLLEAFDDFTVAEKPIGKPLRVPIQDVYTITGVGTVPVGRVETGVMKPGDKIVVMPSGAPGEIKSIETHHTEMPKAEAGDNIGFNLRGVEKKDIKRGDVLGSPDNPPKVAKEFKAQIIVIHHPTAIAPGYTPVMHAHTAQVAATVTEFLQKINPATGAVVEENPKFLKVGDSAIVKVRPVRPTCIETFQDFPEMGRFALRDMGATIAAGIVKEITEEYKP; from the coding sequence ATGGCAGATAAACCACACTTGAACCTGATTGTTACAGGTCATATTGATAATGGAAAATCAACAACTATGGGTCATTTCTTGATGGATCTCGGTGTTGTAGATGAAAGAACAATTGCATCCCATGCAGCCGAATCCGAGAAGACCGGAAAAGGTGATACTTTCAAGTATGCATGGGTTATGGATAATATTAAAGACGAAAGAGAGAGAGGTATCACAATCGATCTTGCTTTCCAAAAGTTTGAGACTCCAAAGTACTTCTTTACTTTGATTGATGCTCCTGGTCACAGAGACTTTATCAAAAACATGATTACTGGTGCTTCTGAAGCAGATGCAGCTGTCTTAGTCCTTTCAGCTAAAGAAGGTGAAACCGATACAGCAATTGCTGCTGGTGGTCAGGCAAGAGAACACGCATTCTTGCTTAAAACACTCGGTGTAAACCAACTAATCGTTGCAATCAACAAAATGGATGATAGCAACTATTCTGAAGAAGCATTCAAAGTAGCCAAAGAGAAAGGTGAAAAATTAGTAAAGTCAGTAGGTTACAAACTAGAAAATGTACCTTTCATTCCAGTTTCTGGATGGAAAGGCGATAACTTGGTAAAGAAATCTGAGAATATGCCTTGGTACAATGGCAAGACCTTACTTGAAGCATTTGATGACTTTACGGTAGCCGAAAAACCAATTGGTAAACCACTACGTGTTCCTATCCAAGACGTTTACACTATCACTGGTGTAGGTACTGTACCTGTAGGTAGAGTAGAAACCGGTGTAATGAAACCAGGAGACAAAATTGTTGTCATGCCTTCAGGTGCTCCAGGTGAAATCAAATCAATTGAAACTCACCATACAGAAATGCCTAAAGCAGAAGCAGGCGATAACATTGGTTTTAACCTAAGAGGTGTTGAAAAGAAAGATATCAAGAGAGGTGATGTTCTTGGTTCTCCAGACAATCCACCAAAGGTCGCAAAAGAGTTCAAAGCCCAAATTATAGTTATTCACCATCCAACTGCAATTGCACCTGGATACACTCCAGTAATGCACGCACACACTGCACAAGTTGCAGCAACAGTAACTGAATTCCTTCAGAAAATTAATCCAGCTACTGGTGCAGTCGTTGAGGAAAATCCAAAATTCCTCAAAGTCGGTGACTCTGCAATTGTCAAAGTTAGACCGGTGAGACCAACTTGTATCGAAACTTTCCAAGATTTCCCTGAAATGGGCAGATTTGCACTCAGAGACATGGGTGCAACCATTGCAGCAGGAATTGTCAAGGAAATTACTGAAGAATACAAACCATAG
- the rpsJ gene encoding 30S ribosomal protein S10 — MTQTARVKLTSTSLPKLDGVCGEIMGIGKKTGVKVKGPTPLPVKRLHVATRKSPCGNGTETYEKWEMKMHRRIININADDKAIRQLMRLKIPDDVYIELSLT; from the coding sequence ATGACTCAAACTGCCCGTGTAAAACTCACTTCAACCAGTCTTCCAAAATTAGATGGTGTTTGCGGCGAAATCATGGGTATTGGTAAAAAAACTGGTGTCAAAGTAAAAGGCCCAACCCCACTTCCTGTTAAAAGACTACATGTGGCAACTAGAAAGTCTCCTTGTGGTAATGGTACTGAAACATATGAGAAATGGGAAATGAAGATGCATCGAAGAATAATTAACATTAATGCCGATGACAAAGCGATTAGACAATTGATGAGACTTAAAATACCTGATGATGTCTATATTGAGTTGTCATTGACATAA
- a CDS encoding RNA polymerase Rbp10, with protein sequence MINMSEDTFEETTMEETTETFDVNYSCLRCGTMVSNTELSRLPEIKCICGFRVFTKVRPPVAKSIKAI encoded by the coding sequence ATGATAAACATGTCTGAAGATACCTTTGAAGAAACAACAATGGAAGAGACTACTGAGACATTTGATGTAAATTATTCTTGTCTTAGGTGTGGAACTATGGTTTCAAACACTGAATTATCTCGACTTCCAGAGATCAAATGTATCTGTGGTTTTAGAGTATTCACTAAAGTTAGACCTCCTGTAGCAAAATC